A single genomic interval of Prochlorococcus marinus XMU1406 harbors:
- a CDS encoding 2-deoxyribose-5-phosphate aldolase: protein MPNIEYELNEKIHAIIINPYLTWEDFCANCDLIKKYNIKNISTSLNYLDDFKNRLSNYNANINTLISYPLADLPVTFIEELVNFAKDKGANGIEYIPNFINLSKRNLETFAAEIEQVKLSGLPVSIIINKSKLQKEVLYNAIEISLELGIKNFQFGDGFGPPITLNDIAEILKITGSQNHIKVVGGIKKLTQVIDLLDNGISCVGTSNFCEIFQEVKVI, encoded by the coding sequence ATGCCCAATATTGAATATGAATTAAACGAAAAAATTCATGCAATTATTATTAACCCGTATTTAACTTGGGAAGATTTCTGTGCGAATTGCGATTTAATAAAAAAATATAATATTAAGAATATTTCTACTTCACTTAATTATTTAGATGATTTTAAAAACCGTTTGAGCAATTACAATGCAAACATAAACACACTCATTTCTTACCCTCTAGCAGATTTACCAGTTACATTTATTGAAGAATTAGTTAATTTTGCAAAAGATAAAGGTGCAAACGGAATTGAATATATCCCAAACTTTATCAATTTATCCAAAAGAAACTTAGAAACTTTCGCTGCTGAAATTGAGCAAGTGAAGTTATCTGGATTACCAGTTTCAATAATCATAAATAAATCAAAACTACAAAAAGAAGTTTTGTACAATGCGATAGAAATATCTTTGGAATTAGGAATAAAAAATTTTCAATTCGGGGACGGGTTTGGACCCCCTATTACATTAAATGACATAGCGGAAATATTAAAAATAACGGGCTCCCAAAATCACATCAAAGTTGTAGGTGGTATAAAAAAACTGACACAAGTTATTGATTTGCTTGATAATGGAATTAGTTGCGTAGGGACTTCTAATTTTTGTGAGATTTTTCAAGAAGTCAAGGTTATTTAA
- the hpf gene encoding ribosome hibernation-promoting factor, HPF/YfiA family codes for MKILIHGKNLELTGALKEYTEAKIEKATHHYKDIVKEADIHLSIEKNPRVSFQTAEVTIFANGTVIRAEEKTENLYSSIDLVSNKLCRKLRKYKERNNKTIHNNQFKNKESFPIENKKSRFLDEALLKEGIEASLPEPSIKNKYFEMNPISSEEARKQLDLIDHDFYVFRNKKNNELQVIYKRNHGGYGLIQSK; via the coding sequence ATGAAAATTTTAATCCATGGGAAAAATCTTGAGCTCACTGGAGCATTAAAAGAATATACTGAGGCAAAGATAGAAAAAGCAACACATCACTATAAGGATATCGTTAAAGAAGCCGACATACACCTTTCAATAGAAAAAAATCCAAGAGTCTCCTTCCAGACTGCAGAAGTTACTATTTTTGCAAATGGTACTGTAATTAGAGCCGAAGAGAAAACTGAAAATCTATACTCAAGCATTGATTTAGTTTCTAATAAACTTTGTAGAAAATTACGTAAATACAAAGAAAGAAACAATAAAACAATCCATAATAATCAATTTAAAAATAAAGAGTCTTTCCCAATTGAAAATAAAAAATCAAGATTTTTAGATGAAGCTCTACTTAAAGAAGGAATAGAAGCAAGTCTTCCTGAGCCATCTATAAAAAATAAATACTTTGAAATGAATCCAATTTCATCAGAAGAAGCAAGAAAACAATTAGATCTAATTGATCATGATTTTTATGTTTTTCGAAATAAAAAAAATAATGAACTTCAAGTTATATACAAGAGGAATCATGGAGGTTATGGACTGATTCAATCCAAATAA
- a CDS encoding glycosyltransferase family 4 protein has protein sequence MVHVAWLGKKSPFCGNVTYGNSTTEKLKTRGHKISFIHFDNPSSSNSSKPLFLANDPDVSLPYLIKSQVYTIPSPRAEKELRLSLERLKPDLVHASLTLSPLDFRLPEICDEINLPLIGTFHPPFDAKNRNLTASTQQLTYQLYAPSLSKFHKIIIFSELQKNVLYKLGVPKEKQIIIPNGVDENIWKPFCEKNKKYAQVKNKLGNERIFLYMGRIANEKNIEALLRSWRQTKTQNCKLVIVGDGPLKPTLENSFSNLANEKLIWWGPELDLETRVAIMQIAEVFFLPSLVEGLSLSLLEAMSAGTACVATDAGADGEVLDNGVGIVISTDNVAAQLKTIIPILVEHPSFTKDLGEKARERILERYTINKNINSLEKVYMNLKDNFKN, from the coding sequence GTGGTTCATGTTGCCTGGTTGGGTAAGAAATCTCCTTTTTGTGGAAATGTAACTTATGGTAATTCAACTACTGAGAAATTAAAGACCAGAGGCCATAAAATTAGTTTCATTCATTTCGACAATCCTTCTAGTTCAAATTCATCAAAGCCATTATTTCTGGCAAATGATCCTGATGTAAGTCTTCCATATTTAATTAAGTCCCAAGTTTATACAATCCCCTCACCAAGAGCAGAAAAAGAGCTAAGGCTATCATTGGAAAGATTAAAGCCTGACTTAGTACATGCAAGCTTAACTTTATCTCCTTTAGACTTTAGACTTCCAGAGATTTGTGATGAAATTAATCTTCCACTAATAGGAACGTTTCACCCACCATTTGATGCAAAAAATAGAAATTTAACTGCTAGTACTCAACAATTAACATACCAACTTTATGCTCCCTCTTTATCAAAGTTCCATAAAATAATCATTTTTTCCGAACTTCAAAAAAATGTTCTTTATAAATTAGGAGTACCTAAAGAAAAACAAATAATTATCCCAAACGGGGTTGATGAGAATATTTGGAAACCTTTTTGCGAAAAAAATAAAAAATATGCTCAGGTAAAAAACAAACTTGGAAATGAAAGAATCTTTTTATATATGGGTAGGATTGCCAATGAGAAAAATATCGAGGCACTTTTACGTTCTTGGCGCCAAACAAAAACTCAAAATTGTAAATTAGTTATTGTCGGAGATGGACCACTGAAGCCAACACTTGAAAATAGTTTTTCTAACCTTGCAAATGAGAAATTAATTTGGTGGGGTCCCGAATTAGATTTAGAAACTAGGGTAGCAATAATGCAAATAGCAGAAGTATTTTTCTTACCAAGCTTAGTAGAAGGTTTATCATTATCACTATTAGAGGCAATGTCTGCTGGTACTGCTTGTGTAGCTACAGATGCAGGAGCTGATGGAGAAGTTTTAGATAACGGCGTAGGAATAGTAATTTCAACTGATAATGTAGCTGCACAATTAAAAACTATAATCCCAATTCTTGTAGAACACCCTTCATTTACAAAAGATCTTGGAGAAAAAGCTAGAGAACGTATACTTGAGAGATACACAATTAATAAAAATATAAATTCACTCGAAAAAGTTTATATGAACTTAAAAGATAATTTTAAAAACTAA
- the lipB gene encoding lipoyl(octanoyl) transferase LipB: protein MVNRTAIIKQPDNISFFNDVYKLQKEYQEALILDNSNPDFIWIGEHQLCYTLGRGSNYDNLLFSFNDDNYDVFKIDRGGEVTCHMPGQLVTYLVLDLKNFNKDLNWYLRKIEEIIIKIIGTFNIDCHSREGLTGVWIGNKKIASIGIGCKRWVTINGFSINIDCELENFNKIVPCGIENCLMANMIDYNKNLNIQEVKRIVKKIIQEEFNFDFVSK, encoded by the coding sequence ATGGTTAATAGAACAGCAATAATTAAACAACCTGATAATATTTCTTTTTTCAATGATGTTTATAAATTACAAAAAGAATATCAGGAGGCATTGATTTTAGATAACTCTAACCCTGATTTTATTTGGATAGGTGAGCATCAACTCTGTTATACCTTGGGTAGAGGATCTAATTACGATAATTTATTATTTTCTTTCAATGATGATAATTATGATGTTTTTAAGATTGATAGAGGTGGTGAGGTTACTTGTCATATGCCAGGACAATTAGTAACTTACTTGGTGTTAGATTTGAAAAATTTTAATAAAGATTTAAATTGGTATTTAAGAAAAATTGAAGAAATTATTATAAAAATTATTGGAACTTTTAATATAGATTGTCATTCAAGAGAGGGGCTCACTGGAGTTTGGATAGGAAATAAGAAAATTGCTTCAATTGGAATTGGTTGTAAAAGATGGGTTACAATAAATGGATTTTCAATCAATATTGACTGCGAATTAGAAAATTTTAATAAAATTGTTCCTTGCGGAATAGAAAATTGTCTTATGGCAAATATGATTGATTACAACAAAAATTTAAATATTCAAGAAGTCAAGAGAATTGTTAAAAAAATCATTCAGGAAGAATTTAATTTTGATTTTGTATCAAAATAG
- the recO gene encoding DNA repair protein RecO yields MSGSGECRLEGLCIKASPLGENDRLITILTDEQGIVRLAVPGARRPKSSLAAATPLTYLSLQIFGKRNLKSVRQIKILKSYSGLGKNIECLAAAQAITELTFLLVGNNDKQQNYLSCVLAHLDRIYLYEESKEEDIKILSMSIQSLIHLLAIGGINLPIHHCCKTGEPIIPPLGNWEWSCYYLPIEGFSSVEDPQSNLKINASEVALLQRLLFPELPIKSNGELLGPKKVWLKILFIIETWISTQLEKDLSSLKMLREIYS; encoded by the coding sequence ATGTCTGGTTCTGGTGAGTGCAGACTAGAAGGTCTCTGCATTAAAGCTTCTCCATTAGGCGAGAATGATAGATTAATAACTATTCTTACTGATGAGCAAGGTATTGTTCGATTAGCGGTACCTGGTGCTAGACGTCCTAAAAGTAGTCTTGCCGCAGCTACTCCATTAACATATTTAAGTCTGCAGATTTTTGGGAAAAGAAATCTTAAATCTGTACGTCAAATTAAAATATTAAAAAGCTATTCTGGTCTAGGGAAAAATATTGAATGTCTTGCAGCCGCGCAAGCAATAACTGAATTAACTTTTTTATTAGTAGGTAATAATGACAAGCAACAAAACTATTTATCTTGTGTTCTTGCACATCTAGATAGGATTTATTTGTATGAAGAATCCAAAGAAGAGGATATTAAAATTCTCTCAATGAGTATTCAATCTTTAATCCATCTATTAGCCATCGGAGGTATAAATTTACCAATTCATCATTGTTGTAAAACTGGAGAACCTATTATTCCGCCTTTAGGGAATTGGGAATGGAGTTGTTATTATTTACCAATTGAAGGGTTTTCATCCGTGGAAGATCCTCAAAGTAATCTAAAAATAAATGCATCCGAAGTTGCTCTATTACAGAGACTCCTTTTCCCCGAATTACCAATAAAATCTAATGGAGAGTTATTGGGACCTAAAAAAGTCTGGCTTAAAATATTATTTATTATTGAAACTTGGATCTCTACTCAACTAGAGAAAGATTTATCTTCACTAAAAATGTTGAGAGAAATATATAGTTAA